One segment of Triticum aestivum cultivar Chinese Spring chromosome 2A, IWGSC CS RefSeq v2.1, whole genome shotgun sequence DNA contains the following:
- the LOC123191033 gene encoding uncharacterized protein produces the protein MNPQQEDPRENPEKLKLTKVLTEAVKCAQALKTDELIADTRVKEAFAELVNEVYPRLPESLQDQLLVDFKLNILRRAQEKNTPAELMDGEQKKNFLRKKGARTNTLWIIEKLVLLVGVCCFMYLMSFYVTGGK, from the exons ATGAATCCCCAGCAGGAAGATCCAAG AGAGAATCCAGAGAAGCTAAAGTTGACCAAAGTGTTGACTGAGGCAGTGAAGTGTGCACAAGCTCTCAAGACTGATGAATTGATTGCTGACACCAGAGTTAAGGAAGCTTTTGCAGAGCTGGTGAATGAAGTGTACCCGCGTCTACCTGAGAGCCTACAGGATCAACTGCTTGTTGACTTCAAACTCAACATCCTCCGTCGAGCGCAAGAGAAAAATACTCCGGCTGAGTTGATGGATGGTGAGCAGAAGAAGAACTTCCTCAGGAAAAAAGGAGCTCGTACCAATACCTTGTGGATTATAGAAAAGCTAGTCCTGTTAGTCGGCGTATGCTGCTTCATGTACCTCATGAGCTTCTATGTCACTGG GGGGAAATGA